DNA sequence from the Candidatus Poribacteria bacterium genome:
CTCAAAAGTGGCTTCAAAGGGACAACAGCTGTTCAACTTGGCGAACAGATTCTCACGGCGTTTGAAGGTGATCTGAAGCGGATGGCTGATAACAGACTCAAGCAATTTGAGAAAATTAAAGGCGTTGGTGAAGCGAAAGCGGCACAGATCGTCGCGGCGTTTGAACTCGGAAAACGGTTGGCACGCTTTCATGCGGATCGCGACAAGATTACGTCTCCAGCTGATGTTGCAGACCTGATGATGTCTAAAATGCGGTACTTACAGAAAGAAGTCGTTTGTGTCTTGTGCCTTGATACCAAAGGCGGTGTGACAACCAAAGGTGTCGCTGGTGATTTGGGTGGCGATTTGACTTGGGGGAAAAAATTGTCAGAGGGAACAGTTTTTGAAGGCACTCTAAACGCGAGCGTTTTTCACC
Encoded proteins:
- a CDS encoding JAB domain-containing protein, yielding MYKANPRIKDLPEDERPRERLRKYGPESLRDSDLLALILKSGFKGTTAVQLGEQILTAFEGDLKRMADNRLKQFEKIKGVGEAKAAQIVAAFELGKRLARFHADRDKITSPADVADLMMSKMRYLQKEVVCVLCLDTKGGVTTKGVAGDLGGDLTWGKKLSEGTVFEGTLNASVFHPREIFRFAIEESANSIVLVHNHPSGDPQPSQEDIRATKQLIEAGNQIGIKVLDHIIIGDGIFVSLKEENLI